The Spirochaetales bacterium genome includes a window with the following:
- a CDS encoding AAA family ATPase, whose product MRSTLFYISPEQTGRMNRIIDYRTDLYSLGVTFYEMITGIAPFKSEHPLEIIHSHIARKPVSPASHNPEIPSMISHIVMKLLSKNVEDRYQNSFGLMADLNECLKQLYSEGSITPFALAQMDISDKFIIPRKLYGREDEFNTLMSAFNRVNGVTEMGNLDEGCVEVMLVFGTPGIGKSALINEINKPVTEKHGYFISGKYEQFRKDKPYSAIIQAYQKLIRQLLMESNEMILRRKKEILEALGPNGRIITDIIPELEMIIGKQQKVPELSAKEEENRFNLVFEAFAAVFAKKEHPIVLFLDDLQWIDHSSLELIKYLLSGQKINYLFFIGSSRDNIDMEIRPILEIFSEIEKKGISINRLTIKELHQRHIKKFIIDFLNCPEEKVTPLVELIYRKTAGNPFFVNEFLHTLYNEHLIKFDARSGWKWDIGEIKKMQITDNVVELLALKINKLPEDVKDILKLCACVGNRFSLENLSYLQNKNIDEVLKTLTKAIDEGYIGLGDDLYIFHHDRIQEAAYSLIPDDEKPKFHYRIGKLMLEREGEKQNILFYITDHLNLGRSLVTNSKERKKLALLNCKCGIKARTSAAYTPSLKYLETAMSLLAENPWKTQYELCLKIYSEATIVAYLIGNYESMNKYALMVIKNSGTIYDALSVYEIKMDASNSSSNYQEAVTIGLEVMKKINYPIPVQISNLQLLLAMIKIKSAFTIKKINALNDLPDINDPKILTVLRMLSILGRSVYFISQKLFAYIVIKEVELSLKFGHCPVQSYNYMGFAIILRNILGDLEAGYQLGRFALKLGERYNARRYESARLFAFYSFLAHWKEHLKVVRQGFKNAYITGLETGNLEWTSYSLCLHDCIGLLLGYNLNELEQQVSQSYTLIKQFNHIPSLGIQIIIWQTILNLLGKSESPINLTGTALNEKKMIPEWEAAGADNFLGNFYVYRIILRYLFEDYQGALEDCEKMVPYLPSAEGIIMVRDFAFFSALVKIRLYPMALKKRKKEYKKYIAQSIKKFKTWTQQASMNNEHRLSLLLAEEARISGRNKQAEVFYNTAIELSKKNEYAIEEALANELAGRHALDRGKEKLGQIYLSDAYNCYTAWGAAAKLNQLKMKYPELLKTIDFSSPFKTSPLLKNSGTLLDFSTAVKAAQTISGEIVLDKLLSRMMKIVMENAGAQRGFFILEDNGKLVVEAESTITDNDIRVLKSIPVEEHHGISGSIINYIARTKGMLILHDASFEGEFINDPYIKENKPKSILCTAFLSQGKLSGIIYLENNLSTGAFTAERLELLQVLLSQIAISIDNARLYANLEEKVKERTRELKESYTKLKSAKDALWGEMELAKKIQTCLLPDIPHIDGYDISTFIAPAKSVGGDYYDVINTGDRNWIIIGDVSGHGVPAGLVMMMVQTSIHNTLENHPEILPSELIISVNKTITANIKRLGDLKYVTICAFSVKPDGEFIYAGKHLDFAVYRAGTGKIEMFGTSGMWIGFLDDIKEYLKNETFRLENGDTLLLYTDGIIEAFKKGVEKKVMFSKDNLMNLFGSLGKLTTEDIINGIISEVNQDYRINDDITLMVIKKIYK is encoded by the coding sequence ATGCGTTCGACTCTTTTCTATATATCTCCTGAACAGACAGGTCGTATGAACCGAATTATCGACTACCGAACAGATCTGTATTCCCTTGGCGTCACATTCTATGAAATGATTACAGGTATTGCGCCATTTAAATCAGAACATCCGCTTGAAATCATCCATTCCCACATTGCAAGAAAACCGGTATCTCCCGCCTCACACAATCCGGAAATTCCATCTATGATTTCTCATATTGTCATGAAGCTGCTGTCCAAGAATGTCGAAGACCGATATCAGAATTCCTTTGGGCTTATGGCAGACTTGAATGAATGCTTGAAACAACTATATTCGGAAGGAAGCATCACACCATTCGCCTTGGCACAAATGGATATATCAGACAAGTTTATTATACCCCGAAAACTATACGGGCGGGAGGATGAATTTAACACGCTGATGTCTGCGTTCAATCGCGTAAACGGAGTAACGGAAATGGGGAATCTGGACGAAGGCTGTGTGGAAGTCATGCTTGTGTTCGGAACACCGGGGATCGGAAAATCCGCTCTTATTAATGAAATAAATAAGCCGGTTACCGAAAAACACGGATATTTCATCTCCGGGAAATATGAACAGTTCAGAAAAGATAAACCATATAGCGCAATCATCCAGGCATATCAAAAATTAATTAGACAGCTGCTTATGGAAAGCAATGAAATGATACTCAGGAGAAAAAAGGAAATCCTGGAAGCCCTGGGACCTAATGGCCGGATAATAACAGATATTATACCGGAACTCGAGATGATCATTGGAAAACAACAAAAAGTACCTGAGCTTTCGGCAAAGGAAGAGGAAAACAGATTTAATCTGGTATTCGAAGCATTCGCCGCAGTATTTGCAAAAAAAGAGCATCCAATTGTTCTGTTTCTGGATGATCTGCAATGGATTGATCATTCGAGTCTTGAACTTATCAAGTATCTGCTTTCAGGACAAAAAATCAATTATCTATTTTTTATAGGATCCTCACGAGATAATATCGATATGGAGATTCGTCCGATACTCGAAATTTTCAGTGAAATCGAAAAAAAAGGAATATCGATAAACCGACTCACCATAAAAGAATTACATCAACGCCATATAAAAAAATTCATTATCGACTTTCTTAATTGTCCGGAAGAAAAAGTCACTCCTTTAGTCGAATTGATATACAGGAAAACCGCGGGCAATCCGTTTTTTGTCAATGAATTTCTACACACATTATATAATGAACACCTTATCAAATTTGATGCCCGATCGGGATGGAAGTGGGACATAGGTGAAATAAAAAAGATGCAGATAACCGATAATGTTGTTGAGCTTCTGGCATTAAAGATCAATAAACTTCCTGAAGATGTAAAAGATATATTAAAACTGTGCGCCTGTGTGGGTAACCGGTTTAGCCTGGAAAATCTTTCTTATTTGCAGAATAAGAACATCGATGAAGTATTGAAGACACTCACCAAAGCGATCGATGAAGGATATATCGGGTTAGGTGACGATTTATATATATTTCATCATGACAGAATACAGGAAGCGGCTTATTCCTTAATCCCTGATGATGAAAAACCCAAATTCCATTACAGGATCGGTAAATTAATGCTGGAAAGAGAAGGAGAAAAGCAGAATATATTATTCTATATTACAGATCATTTGAATTTGGGAAGATCACTTGTGACAAACTCAAAAGAGCGGAAAAAACTGGCATTACTAAACTGCAAGTGTGGAATAAAGGCCAGAACTTCTGCAGCTTATACTCCCTCGCTGAAATATCTGGAAACCGCTATGAGTTTACTTGCAGAAAATCCCTGGAAAACCCAATATGAACTTTGCCTTAAAATTTATTCGGAAGCAACGATAGTTGCATATCTGATAGGAAATTATGAAAGCATGAACAAATATGCTTTGATGGTAATCAAAAATTCCGGAACGATTTATGATGCCTTATCCGTATATGAAATAAAAATGGATGCTTCAAATTCATCATCAAATTATCAGGAAGCTGTTACGATCGGTCTCGAAGTAATGAAAAAAATTAATTACCCGATACCGGTACAAATCTCGAATCTGCAATTGTTATTGGCTATGATAAAAATAAAGTCCGCTTTTACAATAAAGAAAATCAACGCTTTAAATGATCTCCCTGACATAAACGATCCCAAAATATTAACTGTTTTAAGGATGCTTTCTATATTGGGAAGAAGTGTTTATTTTATTTCTCAAAAGCTATTTGCTTATATCGTAATAAAGGAAGTCGAGCTTTCTCTCAAATTTGGGCATTGCCCGGTTCAATCGTACAACTATATGGGATTCGCTATAATACTGAGAAACATCCTGGGTGATCTTGAAGCGGGATATCAATTGGGACGTTTTGCTCTTAAACTGGGGGAAAGATATAATGCACGTCGTTATGAATCAGCAAGGCTTTTTGCTTTTTACAGTTTTTTGGCTCATTGGAAAGAACACCTGAAGGTTGTGAGACAGGGATTTAAAAATGCGTATATTACAGGATTGGAAACGGGAAATCTGGAATGGACAAGCTACAGTCTTTGCCTGCATGATTGTATAGGGCTGCTTCTAGGGTATAATTTGAATGAATTGGAACAACAGGTATCTCAAAGCTATACATTGATTAAGCAATTCAATCACATCCCATCTTTGGGGATTCAGATCATTATATGGCAGACAATTCTGAACCTTCTTGGGAAAAGTGAATCTCCTATAAATCTTACGGGTACAGCATTAAATGAAAAGAAAATGATACCTGAATGGGAAGCCGCAGGAGCAGATAATTTTCTGGGAAATTTTTATGTGTACAGAATTATTCTTCGTTATCTATTTGAGGATTACCAGGGTGCATTAGAGGATTGTGAAAAAATGGTGCCGTATCTCCCTTCTGCAGAAGGTATCATAATGGTACGTGATTTTGCCTTCTTTTCCGCCCTGGTAAAAATAAGACTATATCCCATGGCTTTGAAAAAGAGAAAAAAAGAATATAAAAAATATATCGCCCAATCAATAAAGAAATTTAAAACATGGACTCAACAAGCTTCCATGAATAATGAACACCGTCTCTCACTTCTGCTTGCAGAAGAAGCCAGGATTTCTGGCCGCAATAAACAGGCAGAAGTTTTTTATAACACGGCTATTGAATTGAGCAAGAAAAATGAATATGCAATTGAGGAAGCTTTGGCTAATGAACTGGCCGGCAGGCATGCACTGGACCGGGGGAAAGAAAAATTGGGACAAATTTATTTATCAGATGCGTACAATTGTTATACTGCCTGGGGTGCTGCGGCAAAATTGAATCAATTGAAGATGAAATACCCTGAACTGCTGAAAACAATTGATTTTAGTTCACCATTCAAAACTTCTCCCTTATTAAAAAACTCGGGAACACTTCTTGATTTTTCCACAGCCGTCAAAGCGGCCCAAACCATATCCGGAGAGATCGTGCTGGATAAACTATTATCCCGTATGATGAAGATTGTTATGGAAAACGCAGGAGCCCAAAGAGGTTTTTTTATTCTTGAAGATAATGGAAAACTAGTGGTTGAAGCCGAAAGTACAATCACTGACAACGATATCAGGGTACTAAAATCAATCCCTGTAGAAGAGCATCATGGTATATCCGGATCCATTATTAATTATATTGCCAGGACAAAAGGAATGTTAATTTTACATGACGCTTCATTTGAAGGTGAATTTATAAATGATCCTTATATTAAAGAAAACAAACCGAAATCTATACTATGCACGGCATTCCTTAGCCAGGGAAAACTCTCCGGGATTATTTACCTGGAAAATAACCTTTCTACAGGTGCTTTTACTGCAGAACGATTGGAATTATTACAGGTCCTGTTATCACAAATCGCCATTTCCATTGATAATGCACGACTCTATGCAAATCTCGAGGAGAAAGTGAAAGAGAGGACCAGGGAATTAAAAGAGTCCTATACAAAATTGAAATCTGCAAAGGACGCTTTATGGGGGGAAATGGAACTGGCCAAGAAAATACAAACATGTCTGTTGCCGGATATTCCCCATATTGATGGATATGACATTTCCACATTTATTGCACCAGCCAAATCTGTTGGAGGAGATTATTATGATGTCATTAATACAGGCGATCGGAATTGGATTATAATAGGTGATGTGTCGGGACATGGAGTCCCGGCAGGACTTGTTATGATGATGGTACAAACTTCCATACACAATACACTGGAAAATCATCCTGAAATTCTTCCTTCGGAACTTATTATTAGTGTAAATAAAACAATCACTGCAAATATAAAACGACTCGGTGATTTGAAATATGTGACTATATGCGCGTTTTCTGTGAAGCCGGACGGAGAATTCATCTATGCCGGGAAACATCTTGATTTTGCTGTCTACCGTGCCGGTACGGGTAAAATTGAAATGTTTGGTACTTCCGGTATGTGGATAGGATTTCTGGATGATATAAAAGAGTACCTGAAAAATGAAACCTTCCGGTTGGAGAACGGTGATACACTGTTATTATACACTGACGGTATTATCGAAGCTTTTAAAAAAGGTGTAGAGAAGAAAGTTATGTTTTCCAAGGATAATCTTATGAATTTATTCGGCAGTTTGGGAAAGCTTACGACAGAAGACATAATAAATGGTATCATCAGTGAAGTCAATCAGGACTACCGGATAAACGATGATATCACACTTATGGTTATCAAGAAAATTTATAAATAA
- a CDS encoding protein kinase — protein MEKGIIIYIIFNMERIGNYTVIDKLEQTRFSATYRARKDGTPDSVILKEYKIRLSSASHIARFKREYETIRNIYMDGVVKILDIIERKDMFVLVLEDFDGVSIKSILEEKKNFDIKTFLNYAVASARILGDLHQNKIIHLAITPYNILVKEKIGTIKITNFGV, from the coding sequence GTGGAAAAAGGCATAATAATATATATAATTTTTAATATGGAAAGAATTGGAAATTATACTGTTATCGATAAACTTGAACAAACAAGGTTTTCCGCTACATACAGGGCTCGCAAGGACGGTACACCGGATAGTGTTATTCTTAAGGAATATAAAATACGATTATCCTCTGCCTCTCATATTGCCAGGTTCAAACGGGAATACGAGACTATCAGAAATATTTATATGGATGGTGTTGTCAAAATTCTGGATATAATAGAAAGGAAAGACATGTTTGTCCTCGTACTTGAGGATTTTGACGGTGTATCCATTAAAAGTATTCTGGAGGAGAAAAAGAATTTTGATATAAAAACATTTCTGAATTATGCTGTTGCATCAGCAAGAATATTGGGAGATTTACATCAAAATAAAATAATTCATCTGGCTATCACACCGTATAATATTTTAGTAAAAGAAAAAATCGGAACGATAAAAATAACAAACTTCGGTGTTTAG
- a CDS encoding HlyD family efflux transporter periplasmic adaptor subunit — protein sequence MLYKSIADDLQWFPEDDHEFYDRFVLYQLQTKQLTLDYNKAKSIFERESILPKGMVADIQIETLLSNYDYAKLALSKFKRETLVQLQNEINAIEEKLLSIDNSMNIVEENLRRCNIYASMSGILQESNTYHINDYLPSGIELSRIIPNEDAKLMTELFISNKDIALIMKGTTVNYRFAALPYDEYGSISGNIVEIPADISIRNTVNDFAYIVKASIDENAERNVKKSKDFRIGMLCEARIIVSEKRILTFVLEKLNFL from the coding sequence ATGCTTTATAAAAGTATTGCGGATGATTTACAATGGTTTCCGGAGGATGATCATGAGTTCTATGACAGATTTGTCCTCTATCAGCTTCAAACGAAACAACTGACACTCGATTATAATAAGGCAAAAAGTATATTCGAAAGAGAGAGTATCCTCCCCAAAGGGATGGTTGCGGATATTCAGATAGAGACACTTTTATCGAATTATGATTATGCAAAACTAGCTTTAAGCAAATTCAAGCGCGAAACCCTTGTTCAGCTGCAAAATGAAATTAATGCGATAGAAGAAAAATTACTGAGTATCGATAATTCAATGAACATTGTCGAGGAAAATTTAAGGAGATGTAATATTTATGCGTCAATGAGCGGCATATTACAGGAATCAAATACATATCACATCAATGATTATTTGCCTTCCGGAATTGAGTTATCCCGCATTATCCCGAATGAAGATGCAAAACTCATGACCGAGCTTTTTATTTCGAATAAGGATATTGCTTTGATAATGAAAGGGACAACGGTAAATTACAGATTCGCAGCTCTTCCATATGATGAATACGGCAGTATTTCCGGAAATATAGTTGAAATCCCGGCAGATATTTCAATAAGGAATACAGTCAATGATTTTGCCTATATCGTTAAAGCCTCAATAGATGAAAATGCAGAAAGGAATGTGAAAAAATCCAAGGATTTCAGGATAGGAATGTTATGCGAAGCAAGGATTATCGTGTCCGAAAAGAGAATATTGACCTTCGTTCTTGAGAAACTCAATTTTTTATAG
- a CDS encoding peptidase domain-containing ABC transporter — MVILPRRYYCIKQHDITDCGAACLATVARQYGLKKPISRIREVAGTDRMGTNALGLVKAAKTLGFIAKGVKGSLDQIDGNIPLPAIAHVVQENLFHYVVIHRITKKNILVADPGKGLVRYTPEDFGKVWSGVLILLLPEESFEKKDETTGMLSRFFSLMIPHKSLIGEIFLSSVLFTLLGILGAFYFKFLIDEVFEGGLVKSLNIISVGMVILTLFKVLMDAFRKHLLLHLSQKIDVSLIFSYYQHVLKLPMSFFDRRKVGEILSRLNDASKIRAAISGATLSILIDTLMVIGGGIILFIQNRQLFLIALLFIPFSVAVVWSFTRPFQRIQRKLMSEAAITESYLVETLNGVSTVKAMNAESEVVRETERKFIRTLKSGFTIGWMTNLQFSLQDFLTLLGGIVILWTGAHMVLGGSMSLGQLITFNALLAYFHQPIRSLINLQPVLQEAFIAADRLGEILDLQDESKNEKTMLQPKSVCGHICFKNINFRYGTRQRVLNNINLTINPGKRYAIVGESGSGKTTLIKLLLKYYIQEEGEILIDWNNHKDIATDYLRGRIGYVPQDVFIFSGTIMENIALGEGSVDFERIVKAAKASKAHDFINELPLRYNTMVGERGVTLSGGQKQRIAIARALLKEPDILIFDEATSNCDSITEKSIHATIDEMTRDKTTIIIAHRFSTIMQCDRIICMANGMVAETGTHRELLQKKGIYFKLWEEQFSYTSAIEEGVA, encoded by the coding sequence ATGGTTATTTTACCCCGGCGTTATTATTGTATCAAACAACATGATATAACAGACTGTGGTGCCGCATGTCTTGCAACCGTTGCAAGACAATACGGTTTAAAGAAACCTATATCCCGGATACGGGAAGTAGCGGGGACGGACAGGATGGGAACAAATGCATTGGGGCTTGTAAAAGCGGCAAAAACCCTTGGTTTTATCGCCAAGGGAGTGAAGGGAAGCCTTGACCAAATCGACGGGAACATCCCCCTTCCTGCAATCGCTCATGTGGTTCAGGAGAACTTGTTTCATTATGTGGTGATACATCGAATTACAAAAAAAAATATTTTAGTTGCCGATCCGGGAAAAGGTCTTGTCAGGTATACCCCGGAAGATTTCGGGAAAGTATGGTCCGGTGTTCTTATTCTCCTTCTTCCGGAAGAGTCATTTGAAAAAAAAGATGAAACCACTGGAATGCTTTCAAGATTTTTTTCATTAATGATACCGCATAAAAGCCTCATTGGAGAGATATTTCTTTCGTCTGTTCTTTTCACACTGCTTGGGATACTCGGAGCCTTCTATTTTAAATTCCTAATCGACGAGGTGTTTGAGGGCGGTCTTGTTAAGTCCCTTAATATAATATCCGTCGGCATGGTGATACTTACACTTTTTAAAGTGTTGATGGATGCATTCAGGAAACATTTACTTCTTCACTTAAGCCAGAAGATCGATGTATCACTCATATTCTCATACTATCAGCATGTATTGAAACTCCCAATGAGTTTTTTTGATAGACGAAAAGTCGGTGAAATTCTTTCGAGACTTAATGATGCATCAAAAATACGGGCGGCAATATCCGGTGCAACCCTCTCGATTCTTATTGATACACTTATGGTGATTGGGGGGGGGATCATCCTATTCATTCAGAATCGGCAGTTGTTTCTTATAGCCCTGCTTTTTATTCCTTTTTCTGTTGCAGTGGTGTGGTCATTTACACGCCCTTTTCAGAGGATTCAAAGAAAGCTGATGTCGGAAGCCGCGATAACTGAAAGCTATCTGGTTGAAACCCTCAATGGTGTTTCAACAGTCAAAGCAATGAATGCAGAAAGCGAGGTTGTCCGTGAAACAGAAAGAAAATTCATTCGTACACTCAAATCAGGATTTACAATCGGCTGGATGACCAATCTTCAATTCTCACTCCAGGATTTTTTAACGCTTCTTGGGGGTATTGTCATATTATGGACAGGGGCTCACATGGTTTTAGGAGGAAGTATGAGTCTGGGACAGCTTATTACGTTTAATGCACTTCTTGCCTATTTTCATCAGCCTATAAGAAGCCTTATTAATCTTCAGCCGGTCCTCCAGGAGGCCTTTATCGCTGCCGACAGGTTAGGCGAAATACTCGACCTGCAGGACGAGTCGAAAAACGAGAAAACAATGCTGCAGCCAAAGAGTGTATGCGGGCATATTTGTTTTAAAAACATCAATTTTCGGTACGGGACAAGACAGCGGGTGCTTAACAACATCAACCTTACTATTAATCCCGGGAAACGGTACGCGATTGTAGGCGAAAGCGGTTCCGGCAAGACAACACTTATAAAGCTTTTATTAAAGTATTATATTCAGGAAGAAGGGGAAATACTGATTGATTGGAATAATCATAAAGACATCGCAACCGATTACCTAAGGGGCAGAATAGGGTACGTGCCGCAGGATGTTTTTATTTTTTCCGGTACCATTATGGAAAACATTGCTTTGGGAGAAGGAAGTGTTGATTTCGAGAGAATAGTAAAAGCGGCAAAAGCTTCAAAGGCACATGATTTTATCAATGAACTGCCATTGCGGTATAATACGATGGTCGGCGAAAGGGGGGTGACGCTTTCGGGCGGACAAAAACAAAGAATTGCAATTGCCAGGGCACTTCTTAAGGAACCGGATATTTTGATCTTTGACGAGGCAACAAGTAATTGTGACAGCATTACCGAAAAATCCATTCATGCAACCATCGACGAGATGACCCGCGATAAAACGACAATAATTATCGCCCATCGATTTTCAACCATCATGCAATGTGACAGAATTATCTGTATGGCGAATGGTATGGTTGCCGAAACAGGAACACATAGGGAACTCCTTCAAAAAAAAGGCATTTATTTTAAACTCTGGGAGGAACAATTTTCTTATACATCTGCGATTGAGGAGGGTGTGGCATGA
- a CDS encoding class IIb bacteriocin, lactobin A/cerein 7B family, with amino-acid sequence MENNFKTLDENELMEINGGVGPIVWIIVALVLGACCCAGAAGAAGVVNGVGEAKPTPTPAPTPTP; translated from the coding sequence ATGGAAAATAATTTTAAAACATTGGATGAGAACGAATTGATGGAAATTAACGGCGGCGTCGGTCCTATTGTTTGGATAATCGTGGCCCTGGTTCTTGGCGCTTGTTGTTGCGCAGGCGCAGCCGGTGCTGCCGGTGTTGTTAACGGAGTCGGTGAAGCAAAACCCACACCTACTCCTGCACCGACACCTACTCCATAA
- a CDS encoding class IIb bacteriocin, lactobin A/cerein 7B family: MREMTQSNELQELGAAELEEINGGADPITITVAYIVALAGVATISYTIGKDFGKNVLGPIIWGTK, from the coding sequence ATGAGAGAGATGACACAATCGAATGAACTACAGGAGCTTGGTGCAGCCGAACTGGAGGAAATTAACGGAGGAGCCGATCCAATTACGATAACAGTCGCCTATATAGTTGCATTGGCGGGAGTTGCAACCATTTCTTATACGATCGGCAAAGATTTTGGGAAGAATGTTTTAGGTCCTATTATCTGGGGAACAAAATAA